One Amaranthus tricolor cultivar Red isolate AtriRed21 chromosome 1, ASM2621246v1, whole genome shotgun sequence DNA window includes the following coding sequences:
- the LOC130817904 gene encoding kinesin-like protein KIN-13A, whose product MGGQMQQSNAAAAAALYDHPGAAGGSLYNAAPTSDAGDAVMARWLQSAGLQHLASPLASNHMPNLLVQGYGAQSTEEKQRLLLLMRNLNFSGESASEPYTPTSQSVSGEGFYSSEFRGDFGAGLLDLHAMDDTELLSEHVISEPFEPSPFMLGSITSMDDDMNLISNKQQRGQWQVDADASTLTTFDKETVSKENNVAKIRVVVRKRPLNKKELARKEDDIVTVYDNSLTIHEPKLKVDLTAYFEKHEFCFDAVLDEYVTNDEVYRGTVEPIIPTIFQRTKATCFAYGQTGSGKTFTMKPLPIRAAEDLLRLLHQPVYRNQRFKLWLSYFEIYGGKLFDLLCDRKKLCMREDGRQQVCIVGLQEFEVCDVQIVKEYIEKGDGARSTGSTGANEESSRSHAILQLVVKKHIEIKDTRRNNDGNEAKNGKVVGKISFIDLAGSERGADTTDNDRQTRIEGAEINKSLLALKECIRALDNDQLHIPFRGSKLTEVLRDSFVGNSKTVMISCVSPNAGSCEHTLNTLRYADRVKSLSKSGNAKKDSFPTVNKESLSVPSTQFFADPEVVQELPNARAADVSRKASEKEKFAYNTSSDFPTTYGHNGRNVNGVASRSVDGYKLEMKNTYGGFTSQKNSSSFAQNSADVEENIQKVSPPRRKISSRGERTEKLGNWFKKEGAGLDPSTMNHKTQSTSAVNSNNAPSWHYYEPESLGNDGNIDAILEEEAALIAAHRKEIEDTMEIVREEMKLLAEVQQPGSLIDNYVTQLSFVLSRKAAGLVSLQAQLTRFQHRIKEQEILSRKRVPH is encoded by the exons ATGGGTGGCCAGATGCAACAGAGCAATGCTGCTGCTGCAGCGGCTCTGTATGATCACCCTGGTGCCGCTGGTGGGTCCCTTTACAATGCAGCACCCACCAGTGATGCCGGCGATGCTGTTATGGCTCGCTGGCTTCAATCGGCTGGGTTGCAGCATCTGGCCTCTCCCTTGGCATCCAACCATATGCCAAATCTTCTCGTGCAG GGCTATGGAGCACAATCTACTGAGGAGAAGCAAAGGCTTCTCTTATTAATGAGAAACCTGAATTTCAGTGGGGAGTCTGCTTCGGAACCATATACTCCGACAAGTCAGAGTGTTTCTGGGGAGGGGTTTTACTCTTCTGAGTTCAGAGGGGATTTTGGAGCTGGGCTTTTGGACCTGCATGCTATGGATGACACCGAACTTCTCTCGGAG CATGTTATCTCAGAGCCTTTTGAGCCCTCTCCTTTCATGTTGGGGTCTATAACATCAATGGATGATGACATGAATTTGATCAGCAACAAGCAACAGAGAGGACAATGGCAAGTTGATGCAGATGCTTCTACCTTGACAACATTTGACAAAGAGACTGtttcaaaagaaaataatgTGGCCAAGATAAGAGTTGTT GTGCGCAAAAGACCTTTGAACAAAAAGGAACTTGctagaaaagaagatgataTAGTTACTGTTTATGACAATTCTTTGACTATTCATGAACCCAAGTTGAAG GTGGATTTAACAGCATATTTTGAGAAGCATGAGTTTTGTTTTGATGCAGTTCTCGATGAGTATGTGACAAATGATGAG GTATACCGTGGTACTGTTGAACCAATTATTCCAACAATTTTTCAACGCACAAAGGCAACATGCTTTGCATATGGTCAAACTG GTAGTGGAAAGACATTTACCATGAAACCTTTACCTATCAGAGCTGCTGAAGATCTTCTAAGATTGTTGCATCAACCTGTTTATCGCAATCAAAGATTTAAATTGTGGCTCAGTTACTTTGAGATTTATGGCGGAAAATTATTTGATCTCCTTTGTGATAGAAA GAAACTTTGTATGAGGGAAGATGGGCGGCAGCAAGTTTGCATTGTTGGACTGCAGGAATTTGAAGTTTGTGATGTGCAAATTGTTAAAGAGTATATCGAAAAAGGTGATGGAGCTAGAAGCACCGGCTCTACTGGTGCTAATGAGGAATCTTCAAGGTCACATGCTATCCTTCAGCTTGTTGTGAAGAAGCACATTGAAATAAAGGATACAAGACGTAATAATGATGGTAATGAAGCTAAGAATGGAAAGGTTGTTggaaaaatatcattcattgaTTTAGCAGGAAGTGAAAGAGGAGCAGACACAACAGATAATGATCGACAAACAAG GATAGAGGGAGCTGAAATTAATAAAAGCCTTTTAGCTCTTAAAGAGTGCATTCGTGCTCTTGACAATGACCAACTTCATATTCCATTTCGAGGAAGTAAACTCACTGAAGTTCTTCGTGACTCCTTTGTTGGCAACTCTAAGACTGTCATGATATCTTGTGTTTCACCAAATGCTGGCTCATGTGAACATACCCTCAACACTTTGAGATATGCTGATAG GGTAAAAAGTCTTTCAAAAAGTGGGAATGCAAAAAAGGATTCATTTCCGACTGTAAATAAGGAATCTTTGTCTGTGCCAAGTACACAATTCTTTGCTGATCCAGAGGTTGTTCAGGAGCTTCCAAATGCTAGAGCAGCTGATGTCAGTAGAAAAGCTTCAGAGAAGGAAAAATTTGCTTATAACACTTCATCTGATTTTCCTACTACTTATGGTCATAATGGGAGGAATGTGAATGGAGTTGCTTCTAGATCAGTTGATGGATATAAACTAGAGATGAAAAATACTTACGGTGGCTTTACTAGTCAAAAGAATTCTTcatcttttgcacaaaactccgCTGATGTAGAAGAAAACATTCAGAAGGTATCCCCTCCTCGCCGAAAAATCTCAAGTAGGGGCGAAAGAACAGAAAAGCTAGGAAACTGGTTTAAGAAAGAGGGAGCTGGGCTTGATCCATCAACGATGAACCACAAAACTCAAAGTACAAGTGCAGTAAATTCAAACAATGCTCCATCCTGGCATTATTATGAACCAGAATCCTTGGGGAATGATGGAAATATTGATGCGATACTGGAG GAGGAagcagcattaattgctgcgcaTCGGAAAGAAATTGAAGATACGATGGAAATTGTCCGTGAA GAAATGAAACTGTTGGCAGAAGTTCAGCAGCCAGGGAGTTTGATCGACAATTATGTAACGCAGCTAAGTTTTGTGCTCTCACGGAAGGCTGCAGGTTTGGTTAGCTTGCAGGCTCAGCTTACTAGATTCCAGCATCGAATTAAAGAGCAGGAAATTCTTAGTCGGAAAAGGGTTCCACACTGA
- the LOC130817913 gene encoding ubiquitin-like-specific protease ESD4, with protein MGALTNNLKRVDECFNLHTGSLSPSFKSPYYICDYSNQIDTHIAKKPRFSYTESPRKVNAVQQNAVSRLGRYPEPQKLRREVHAPCKSTRSGFSSSGLRCVDSSIQKESSMGNILGIYQKTKHTALKGLRHISVGNYKEVIDLDAEEPRSDDVILKNSGQVEIVEDGNEVRSVVSDDHRALESDRLESEIQELDGKGLESGDIQGYSMVPDLAKAQNVFNGLISMPPSLEAYKKLLNEVNRSYPRLSFLGGEIKSTEAKLESIRLMPSLKKSKQEEKPEGLNKLKEDLLREAFVPLTTEEEREVSRALSRSNRRKILVSHENSNIDITGELLQCLSPGAWLNDEVINVYLELLKEREKREPKKYLNCHFFNTFFYKKLVGGRNGYDYKAVKRWTTQRKLGYGLMDCDKIFVPIHKDVHWCLAVINKKDKSFQYLDSLGGRDLQVLKVLSRYFMDEIKDKSGQEIDVRSWDVEFVEDLPEQQNGFDCGVFMIKYADFYSKGLGLQFSQVDMPYFRLRTAKEILKLRAD; from the exons ATGGGTGCGTTGACAAATAATCTTAAGCGAGTGGATGAATGCTTTAATTTACACACTGGGTCTCTATCTCCATCTTTTAAGTCACCTTATTATATCTGTGATTACAGCAATCAAATTGATACTCACATAGCAAAAAAACCCAGATTTTCTTATACTGAAAGCCCTAGAAAGGTGAATGCTGTGCAACAGAATGCTGTTTCTAGATTAGGAAGGTATCCTGAACCTCAGAAGTTACGCAGGGAGGTTCATGCGCCTTGTAAGTCCACTAGGTCTGGGTTTTCATCCAGCGGGTTAAGGTGTGTAGATAGTAGTATTCAAAAGGAGTCATCCATGGGGAATATACTCGGTATTTATCAGAAGACCAAGCACACAGCATTAAAAGGTTTGCGGCATATTAGTGTAGGAAATTATAAGGAGGTAATTGATCTTGATGCAGAAGAGCCGCGTAGTGATGATGTGATTTTGAAAAATTCAGGGCAGGTGGAAATTGTAGAAGATGGAAATGAAGTAAGATCAGTGGTTTCAGATGATCATAGAGCGTTAGAGAGTGATAGATTAGAGTCAGAAATTCAGGAACTGGATGGCAAGGGTTTGGAAAGTGGTGATATTCAGGGTTATTCGATGGTGCCAGATTTGGCTAAAGCTCAAAATGTGTTTAACGGGTTGATTTCTATGCCACCTAGTCTCGAGGCATATAAAAAACTGCTGAATGAAGTGAACAGAAGTTATCCTAGGCTTAGTTTTTTGGGTGGTGAAATAAAGTCAACAGAGGCCAAGTTGGAATCAATACGGTTGATGCCATCTTTGAAGAAATCAAAGCAGGAGGAGAAACCCGAGGGGCTGAACAAACTGAAGGAG GATTTGTTGCGTGAGGCTTTTGTCCCACTCACGACGGAGGAGGAGAGAGAGGTTTCGCGTGCATTATCACGTTCTAATAG GAGAAAGATTTTAGTAAGTCATGAGAATTCCAACATTGATATCACTGGTGAACTTTTGCAGTGTTTGAGCCCAGGTGCATGGTTGAATGATGAA GTTATAAATGTCTATCTTGAACTGTTGAAAGAGAGGGAAAAAAGAGAGCCCAAGAAGTATTTGAATTGTCATTTCTTCAATACATTTTTCTACAAGAAG CTTGTTGGTGGAAGAAATGGCTATGATTATAAAGCGGTTAAAAGATGGACCACTCAGAGAAAGCTTGGCTATGGACTTATGGATTGCGACAAA ATATTTGTTCCTATCCACAAAGATGTTCATTGGTGTTTGGCAGTCATCAATAAGAAGGACAAGTCATTTCAGTATCTAGACTCTTTGGGTGGAAGAGATCTTCAGGTTTTGAAAGTTCTG TCTAGATATTTTATGGATGAAATAAAGGACAAGAGCGGGCAGGAAATTGATGTTCGGTCATGGGATGTAGAGTTTGTAGAAGACCTTCCTGAACAACAGAATgg GTTTGATTGTGGTGTGTTTATGATCAAATATGCTGATTTCTATAGCAAAGGCTTGGGGCTCCAATTCTCCCAG GTAGACATGCCTTATTTTCGACTTAGGACAGCCAAGGAGATTTTGAAGCTAAGAGCAGATTGA